Genomic window (Paenibacillus sp. 37):
ATAATGCTCCTCCAGAACGGTGTAACGGTTTGCCAGTACGGCCGCAGTTTGCCCTTGATTTGTAGCAGCGGATAAAGCGTCCAGATCGTTTTTCACAATTTTATAATACTGAAGCCATAAAGGCTTGGTTGGATTCGCGAGACTATCTGCTGCAAGTCTGAGTTTGGCAGAGGACTGCTGAAGAGAAGCATCGTCATTTTTCACCTTCACAACGGCTTGTTTCACTTCAACAATGGTTTCGGACAAGGCGTGAATGCCCTCAACTGTCGTTTGTCCCTCAAAGGAAATATGCTCCAGACTTTTACTGATACGCAGAATGCTGCCTCGCACTTCTTCAATATTATTCTCGAGCGCCTGTCGATACAATATGGCTGCTTCCTCATTCAGTTGTGCAATTGAATTGCTTGTGGACACTTGCTGATCTGAATTCAAATTCAATGCTTCACTTTGCGCGGATACACGATATGCTAAGTTCGTCCAAAGCAACAGAGCCATGAACGATACCACCAGTAAGCCAGTTTTGATCCCAAACGTTCTCTTCATGGACATCCCTCCCACCACCAATGTATGGCGGGGGACAGTTCATTAGAACAAGCTCAAGATCGGATATTAGGTTCGTTTCGCTTGTCTTAAAGCCAGCCACGCGCACAGAATGCTTACCAGTGTCAGTCCGAATGTGAAATTACGCACACCATCTACATGATCATAGAGGGATGCGGGTAACCAAGGGTAAATATCATATGTATAATCCATCGTATCATTCAATAGTGTCCAGAGACCTGCAACGACAAGGGAAGCCCAGCGGAAGCCGAAAAAGCGTACATAAATAAGAGCTTCAATGGCCATCGCACTATGCGAAGCAATCAACATCCAGTCTTGCCAGTGCTGTGTACCACCTTGCATCCAGCCAGCGAAAATAATGGATACGGCCCACACGCCATATTTCACAGATGTGACCACGGCAAGCGCCTGAATCACATGTCCGATCCGTTTGATAATGATGGACCGTGGTGGGTACAAGACCCATAACAATGCTAAAGTAAAAAACAAACTCGCTGTTGGACTATCTGGCACAAATACGATCTGCCACACCGGCTGCTCCGCCAGCGTCAATTTCATTTGCTCCCCGTACCAGATGTATCCGTATACCGTTCCTACCGCATTACACCAAAATAATAGCCACAGGAAATAACGATTGGTCAGAAATTCCCTACTCCAGAAATACGATAAAGCCACATTCCCTGCCCCTTCCTTGATCATATATTGCGCACGATACAGTGCTGTCCAAAAAAACACTTCAAAAAAACCTGACCGCATAAACGATCAGGTTTCATTGGTTATTTCGATTTTACTGTTCTGCTTTCTGTTTCGCAAGCCATTCGGTCAGATGAGTAATCTCTTCATCCGTTACACCTTGAGCAATCGCTTGATCGTACATCGCAGGCATCTCGTTATAACCTTCTTTGATAATAGTCAGAATCTCTTCCTGACTGTGCTTGTCACCCACACCCCGAAGTGAAGGTCCACTTGCGCCCTTCATATCAGCCGCATGGCAGCCAATACAACCGGCCTTCTTGTACGTTTCCATTGCAGGATCATCCTGCTCCACGATCGCAACTTCCTCTTGCTGTCCGGGTGCGTTGGAAACTGGTGGGAGCCCCTGTTCACGCCTCTCCAGTGCTTCTTCTTCACGTTGAATATGCTCAGGCTTCTGTCCACTTGCTTCCAACTCATGCTCGTAATGTGTCCACGCTACATTCGTCAGATAGAATACAGAAATGACCGACAAAATCATCAGTGATGAAGCAATGGGGCGTTTATAGAAACGCCTCTCCTTACCTGTGTCCAGGAATGGTGCCAGCAGCAAAGCTCCAAAAGCGACTCCGCTGACTCCCAGTACCCCGAGCAGAACGTAATCGCCCGATGCGTATGGATACTTCAAGTACTGATACAGAAAAAGGAAGTACCAGTCCGGCATGGGTATAACGGATGCGCTTGGATTGGCCGGATACCCCAAAGGTGCAGGTTCTGAGATCGTTAGTACCAGAATCCCCACCAATACAACGACACCAACCATCCATTCTTTCAGCAGGAAGTTGGGAATAAAGGCTTCTGATTTGCCGGGATACGCCGTGTAATCAGGCGGGGTAATAAATCCCGCCCCTTTACGGACCCGTGAATCACCGACAAAGATAACCTTTTCCTCATCATCCTTCTTATGTCCGTGAGCCATTGCGATTCCTCCCTTCTCAGTTTATAGTGGTCCCGAAATGCCCTGTCTGCGGATCATGATAAAGTGTCCGACCAGAAGCACCAGAAGCACAGCGGGGAGGAAGAATACGTGCAGGGCAAAGAATCGGGTTAGTGTCTGTGCACCAACAATCGTACCGCCTTGCAGGAATTCTTTAATAATCGGTCCCAGCCAAGGAACCGTATTGGCAATCTCCAGTGTTACTTTTGTTGCAAAATAGGCTTTGTTATCCCATGGCAACAAGTACCCTGTCAGCCCCAGGCCCAACATGACGAAAAAGATCAGCATGCCGACAACCCAGTTCATTTCACGCGGTGCCTTGTAAGAGCCTGTAAAGAACACACGCATCGTATGTAAGAACATCATTACGATAACCAGACTGGCTCCCCAGTGGTGCATGCCGCGAACAATTTGGCCGAAGGCTACTTTGGTCTGCAGATACTCCACACTTGCGTAGGCATTGATAATATCAGGTACGTAATACATGGTCAGGAACATGCCTGACAAAATCTGAATAACAGTAATAAAGAACGTCAATCCACCAAAGCAGTACACGAATGCGGAAAAGTGATGAGCCGGATTTACATGCTCTGGAACTTCATGATCCGCAACGTCCCGCCAGATTGGCGTGATGTCGAGACGCTCGTCAATCCAGTCATAGACATTTTTAAACATCTGCGTTCACGCCTCCTAATTCACTCGGGTGTTCGGAACAATGTCGCCCAGATATACCCAACCCTGCTCTTCCTTGACTACGTACTCATCCAGCGGTTTGGGGGCTACGGCAAGATTCTTCCCTTCCTTGTCATAGTGCGCGCCATGGCAGGGGCAATGATACTCGTCAGGGTACTGCTTGTCACTATTCCAGCCTACTGTACATCCCAGATGTTTACAGATAGGTGAGAGTGCATAAATTTTACCCTGCTCGTCTTTGCGAATCCACGCCACTAACGATGCATTACTCAGATACCAACCATCCTGTTGTTTAAGTTCAAAGGTGAATTCTTGAGGCTCATTCGTAATTTTGCTGATTTCAGCTACTTTGACAGAGGTGCCTTCTCCCTTATGTTGCAAAATCGGGTCCACCGCAAAACGGACCATAGGAAGGATTGCACCGGCGGCCATGTAGGCTGTAGCTCCACCAAGCGTGTACGTCAAGAACTGCCTGCGTGACATCTCCATGCGGCTTGGCAATTTCAATGAAGCTTCGTGGTCATGCTCACTGCTCATACTGTCTCCAACCCCCTTTTTCAGCCAACTCTCTCAAACGTTTTCATTTTCATAAATTCCACGACTTACTAGAACATACATAATCATATAGTAGCCCTAGAACACCGTCAAGAATTTGTCACACATTTTTAAGGTTCAATTGTAAGCGTTATTAAAAAATTGTTGGTAAATTGTCACATTTGTCGCTAAAAACTATTTTTTCCACAACTCTCGTATCTTTTCCCCTACAAATCTCGCAATCCCTTCTTCTCCAACCTCATGAGTTAAGACGGACCGACTCAAAACCAGATCAGCAGCTGGAATGTCCATGCCATCTAAATGACCATCTGATGTCATAATAACCACATATTTGAATCCTGAAGATTTAAGCTGTGCGGACAAGGAATTTAATGTCATTGACAATTCCGAATTAGCATAATGAAAGGCTGGATAAGTCATGATTCTCCCTTTGAAAGGAATTTCGACCAGATCCAGAAAATCTCTCAGCCGCTCCAATGCCTCGGTAGCTTCAACTGGCGACTGCTCACCGCTAATAGCTGTGTATGGAATAAGGCATGTATCCAGATAGAGTTGCAGTTCAGCCCAGCTGTCTTGAGTCATCTCACTGAATTTCAATTCCCTATATCCCCTCTCTATCCATTTTATTCCCATATTATATATGACCATATCTTATAAATCCAGACATTCATTTCAGAGTTACACATATCAAAAAAGGAAATACGCCTCTGCGCATTCCCTTTTATCTCAGAAAGGATATATTTTGCCTATCAGTTTATGGCCCTCAGTTCATCCGTCAGACTCCGGAAAGCTACTTCGTCTCCGGTAGCTAACGCTTTATCGATTTCCAAATAGAGCTTCTCGCTGCGCTGTTTGCGAAGCGCTTCGTCCCAAACCATCTCAGCTGCCAGCCCCAACATGACTTCATACGTAACTTTCATTTTATCCAATAGGATGCACCTCCAAAACGGATTTAAGAGCTCCTATATTCTTTTCCTTTGGTAACATAACCCAGTGAAGTTCTGGACATCCGCTCCAGATCGGCATCAGTCAGCTCACGTATCACTTTGGCAGGTGTCCCCAAAGCAAGAGTATAGGGCGGAATTTTACTATTCTCAGTAACAACAGAACCGGCTCCAATCAGCGTATATTCGCCAATATCGGCTCCATTCAGCAGAATGGCGCCCATGCCGATTAATGATCCTGTTCCAATAGAACAACCATGAATGATCGCTGTATGTCCTACTGAGACATCATCTCCCACAATCAAAGGTTGATCAGTATTGACATGCCCGACAACGTTATCTTGAATATTACAGCGCTTTCCAATGATAATAGGAGCCAAATCAGCCCGCAGGACTGCATTGAACCAGACGGAAGACCCTTCTCCCATTCTCAAATCACCGATCAGTTTTGCACCTTCAGCCATATATACTGAAGGGTGTAACTGAGGTTGTAGACCTTTGTATGGAATTATCATTATTATCACTCCTTAATTTGGGAGTGATTTTAGCAACTTGTCCTTCACTTGTCAAACATAATAGGCGTAATGTCTCCTGAGATGGAGCGACAGGATGCAGCAAGACGTGTGCCCCAGGCTGTCATTTGTATCGTCCGGCCTTCCTCATGTTCCCCAATACGGACCATGCCAAGATGCAACATCATTTTAACAATTCTGTTATCATAAATGGCCTCGGCCGTATCATAGTAAAACGGCTGAATGAACGGACCGATCTGACGAAACAGCGACTCGGCGGTTGACCATTCCTGGGCACATTCGCCTGTCCAATACACAATAGAGGACAGATTGGGAATAGCACCTTTATACAATCTTAACCAAAACCTAAATAGCTGTATCATTTCGGCTGTTTTCTCAGCTGCCAGCTTGTCTTCTCCAGCTGGTGATAACTTCAGCGTGCCTTGCTCCTCACGAACCAGCCGATGGTGAAATGCATAGTCGTAGAGAAGTGCGAAACGGTCCGGGTAATCCTTGAAGGAACGGCCATATCCGAATCTCCATCCACCTTTGCCCACCAATTCCTCACTAATGTGAAGATGCTCCATAATCTGCTGTTGAGAGCGACGGTACATCATGCCTTCGGCGTTAAGGGCAATTTCGTGCTGCTGGACATACTGCAGGAACAACTTGAGATCATCCGCTAAGAGATGATATTCATCCCGATACATGGGTGGTTCCGTTGTTTTGGTAATCCCTGCTCGCAGATGTGTGGATAACACATCCCTGAATCTTAATTTCAGATCCTGGGGTACCTGATACAAATACCTGGTCTGCTGCGTTGTCCCATTGAACAACCATCCACTCTTATTAAAGCGAACGATGAGATCACGTGGACTCGCGCCAGCCTCACTCTCCTTTTTGTCCATCGATTGACGGGCTATGGCAATGAGTTCTTCCATACCATAATACTGGCGAGGATCAAACAACAAGTTGTTCAAAAAGCGCTGATCTGCTTGATTCAGTTGACGTACCTGCTGCTCAAAAAAGGGTCTGCTGCCCAATGTAGTGAGAATACTCTGGATGAGTTCATGTTTGGAATTGGGCTTGCATTCACATTGGTAATAGTCTGCTATTCGATTAAGCTGGCCAATATCGGCAAAAGTAAGCATATCCGCTAGATTCATGGGTCCATCGCCTCGCCCGTTAACTACTTCGACTGTTAATTCGGAGCCTGAAATAGTTTGGTTTTGTAAACATCGTTGACGGAATTCCCATAATCTAAACCTCTTTTTGGAAATCTTTTATGTTTTAAACCATACTATGCCCCGAGTTGGTCAATCAGAAGAAAAATGAGAGGTTTGAAATCATATAAAGTCTTTATTTCCCCATAAAACGCAAAAAAACAACCCAAGTTGGATTACTTAGGTTGTTTCGCTGTGTCCAAAGACAGATGTCGTGTGCAATTATACAACAGCGGACTCCAGTCATCACGTTCCTTTTCCAGGATCGTCAGTGACAGGTTTCCAATCCGTTCTGTATACCGATCTTTAAACAAGGCTGTTAACAGGTTGGCTAAGAAAGCTCCGTGAGTGACAATGAGTACGTTTTGGTCCGGATAGGCAGACCATAGATCTTCCAGAAACGCCAGTGCACGAATCTGGATATCCGCTATCTGCTCCTGTCCCAAGTCCAATGTCTCCCAGGCTTGGCCCCAACGGGCAACCCGTTCTTCTGAAGTCAGACCTTCAATCTGACCAAAAGCCCTTTCTTTCAACCGTGCGTCCGGCTCAAGCAAAGGTACATTCAACAGCTTGGAGATAATCTCCCCTGTTTCCTGTGCCCGCGATAATCCACTTGTGATGATATAGTCCCATTGGTATTCTTCCTTCAGCAGACGTCTTCCCAGGCGCTCTGCCTGTTCACGACCTTCTCCATTCAGAGGAATATCCGTCTGACCCTGTATACGGCCCGCCGCATTCCAGTCTGTAAGACCGTGACGAATAAGCCCGATTCGCACTTACATCCCTCATTTCTCCACACGGCGAATGAAAGGTTATTACCTATGCACTCGCACCTTGTTTGCGTTTATTCGTTGTTCGATGCATACGTCCAAGAGAAAATAACGCCATTCCTATTGCAAGTAAAGAGAGTGCCATCCAATACTGCGGATAAGCGGGTCCCATGCTCACAACAAAAGGTTCTATGATACTTCCTCTGTCCGCTCCAGTCATGTTGTAATGATACATTCCAGAGGACGATGGTCCGCTTCCGGCAACCCCTGTCTCCAGAATACCCGTAGTAACAACTTTGGTTTGCTCAGCTTCTGATACGTCTGGCTTAAACATTGCCATATACAGAAAGCTGCATAAAAAAATAGCCAGGAACGCGGCAATC
Coding sequences:
- a CDS encoding sporulation protein YpjB, with product MKRTFGIKTGLLVVSFMALLLWTNLAYRVSAQSEALNLNSDQQVSTSNSIAQLNEEAAILYRQALENNIEEVRGSILRISKSLEHISFEGQTTVEGIHALSETIVEVKQAVVKVKNDDASLQQSSAKLRLAADSLANPTKPLWLQYYKIVKNDLDALSAATNQGQTAAVLANRYTVLEEHYETIRPAALIRREPYEIAQMDAWLSHTKGLTAAKQPDLAQLKSMVGHGEELVNQLFGREKDESAFVPFVQGPDRRAAGLLISSVIVATLSYAGYRKYRAQQQGIFPFRR
- a CDS encoding DUF1405 domain-containing protein, whose translation is MALSYFWSREFLTNRYFLWLLFWCNAVGTVYGYIWYGEQMKLTLAEQPVWQIVFVPDSPTASLFFTLALLWVLYPPRSIIIKRIGHVIQALAVVTSVKYGVWAVSIIFAGWMQGGTQHWQDWMLIASHSAMAIEALIYVRFFGFRWASLVVAGLWTLLNDTMDYTYDIYPWLPASLYDHVDGVRNFTFGLTLVSILCAWLALRQAKRT
- a CDS encoding menaquinol-cytochrome c reductase cytochrome b/c subunit — its product is MAHGHKKDDEEKVIFVGDSRVRKGAGFITPPDYTAYPGKSEAFIPNFLLKEWMVGVVVLVGILVLTISEPAPLGYPANPSASVIPMPDWYFLFLYQYLKYPYASGDYVLLGVLGVSGVAFGALLLAPFLDTGKERRFYKRPIASSLMILSVISVFYLTNVAWTHYEHELEASGQKPEHIQREEEALERREQGLPPVSNAPGQQEEVAIVEQDDPAMETYKKAGCIGCHAADMKGASGPSLRGVGDKHSQEEILTIIKEGYNEMPAMYDQAIAQGVTDEEITHLTEWLAKQKAEQ
- the qcrB gene encoding menaquinol-cytochrome c reductase cytochrome b subunit, with amino-acid sequence MFKNVYDWIDERLDITPIWRDVADHEVPEHVNPAHHFSAFVYCFGGLTFFITVIQILSGMFLTMYYVPDIINAYASVEYLQTKVAFGQIVRGMHHWGASLVIVMMFLHTMRVFFTGSYKAPREMNWVVGMLIFFVMLGLGLTGYLLPWDNKAYFATKVTLEIANTVPWLGPIIKEFLQGGTIVGAQTLTRFFALHVFFLPAVLLVLLVGHFIMIRRQGISGPL
- a CDS encoding ubiquinol-cytochrome c reductase iron-sulfur subunit, whose translation is MSSEHDHEASLKLPSRMEMSRRQFLTYTLGGATAYMAAGAILPMVRFAVDPILQHKGEGTSVKVAEISKITNEPQEFTFELKQQDGWYLSNASLVAWIRKDEQGKIYALSPICKHLGCTVGWNSDKQYPDEYHCPCHGAHYDKEGKNLAVAPKPLDEYVVKEEQGWVYLGDIVPNTRVN
- a CDS encoding DUF2487 family protein produces the protein MKFSEMTQDSWAELQLYLDTCLIPYTAISGEQSPVEATEALERLRDFLDLVEIPFKGRIMTYPAFHYANSELSMTLNSLSAQLKSSGFKYVVIMTSDGHLDGMDIPAADLVLSRSVLTHEVGEEGIARFVGEKIRELWKK
- a CDS encoding IDEAL domain-containing protein produces the protein MDKMKVTYEVMLGLAAEMVWDEALRKQRSEKLYLEIDKALATGDEVAFRSLTDELRAIN
- a CDS encoding gamma carbonic anhydrase family protein — translated: MIIPYKGLQPQLHPSVYMAEGAKLIGDLRMGEGSSVWFNAVLRADLAPIIIGKRCNIQDNVVGHVNTDQPLIVGDDVSVGHTAIIHGCSIGTGSLIGMGAILLNGADIGEYTLIGAGSVVTENSKIPPYTLALGTPAKVIRELTDADLERMSRTSLGYVTKGKEYRSS
- a CDS encoding histidine phosphatase family protein is translated as MRIGLIRHGLTDWNAAGRIQGQTDIPLNGEGREQAERLGRRLLKEEYQWDYIITSGLSRAQETGEIISKLLNVPLLEPDARLKERAFGQIEGLTSEERVARWGQAWETLDLGQEQIADIQIRALAFLEDLWSAYPDQNVLIVTHGAFLANLLTALFKDRYTERIGNLSLTILEKERDDWSPLLYNCTRHLSLDTAKQPK
- a CDS encoding anti-sigma factor family protein, which encodes MNCNEAQELFALVWDLPETHPQRIAFHAHLAGCEECSEQFEVWEEAQILLHSIPVPVTEQQAERVNRNVMDRIYAESPWLLPEEVKVNRFSAVIRKHMSLWIAAFLAIFLCSFLYMAMFKPDVSEAEQTKVVTTGILETGVAGSGPSSSGMYHYNMTGADRGSIIEPFVVSMGPAYPQYWMALSLLAIGMALFSLGRMHRTTNKRKQGASA